The genomic DNA CGATGCAGATGGCGATGCAGGTCGCCGAGCAGGCCAAGGCCAAGGGGATAGTCGGGGTGCATGTAAAGGTGAGAGCACCAGGAGGGAACAAGCAGAGGTCCCCTGGGCCTGGAGCACAGGCTGCGATAAGGGCGCTGGCGCGCGCGGGTCTGAGGATTGGAAGGATTGAGGACGTCACCCCGATCCCACATGATGGCACAAAGCCGAAGGGCGGGAAGAGGGGCAGAAGGGTCTGACGGTGCATAAGCCTTGAATGTGGAGCTTATCGAACTGAGGGACGACCGGGTGAGGTTCCTCCTCACCGGTGTGACTCCTGCGTTCGCAAACGCTATCAGGCGGTCGTG from Methanothrix thermoacetophila PT includes the following:
- a CDS encoding 30S ribosomal protein S11, which codes for MTEGKWAIAHIYSSFNNTLITITDLTGAETIAKISGGMVVKAARDESSPYTAMQMAMQVAEQAKAKGIVGVHVKVRAPGGNKQRSPGPGAQAAIRALARAGLRIGRIEDVTPIPHDGTKPKGGKRGRRV